The following are from one region of the Pseudodesulfovibrio piezophilus C1TLV30 genome:
- a CDS encoding slipin family protein, whose product MYIPQTIIVVLIIAFLVSSLRVLNEYERGVVFRLGRCIGFKGPGLIILLPVLDKMVKVSLRILTLDVPNQDVITRDNVSVKVNAVVYFRVLDPVKSILEIEDYMFGTSQLAQTTLRSVCGGVELDDLLSQREKINNEIQTILDEHTDPWGIKVTTVELKYIDLPQEMQRAMAKQAEAERERRAKIIGAEGEFQASTKLSAAAEIIGKHPAALQLRYLQTMREMASEGQSATVIPIPLDIMNALMPLKGTTNSKG is encoded by the coding sequence ATGTATATTCCACAAACGATCATTGTTGTCCTGATTATTGCTTTTCTGGTCTCATCTCTTCGGGTCTTGAATGAATATGAAAGGGGAGTTGTCTTTCGACTCGGCCGTTGTATTGGTTTCAAAGGGCCGGGGTTGATAATTCTGCTGCCGGTTCTTGATAAGATGGTCAAGGTCTCACTTCGTATCTTGACCCTTGATGTCCCGAATCAGGATGTGATCACGCGGGACAATGTCAGTGTGAAGGTGAATGCCGTTGTTTATTTTCGAGTGCTCGATCCCGTTAAATCAATTCTCGAAATAGAGGATTATATGTTCGGGACTTCACAACTTGCGCAAACCACCTTGCGTAGCGTATGTGGTGGCGTCGAGCTTGATGATTTATTGTCCCAAAGGGAGAAGATCAACAACGAGATTCAAACTATTCTTGATGAACATACTGATCCTTGGGGCATTAAGGTAACCACGGTCGAACTCAAATATATCGATCTTCCCCAGGAGATGCAGCGTGCCATGGCCAAACAGGCCGAGGCTGAAAGAGAACGTCGCGCCAAGATTATCGGCGCAGAAGGTGAGTTCCAGGCATCGACCAAGTTGTCAGCCGCCGCCGAGATCATCGGCAAGCACCCTGCGGCTCTCCAACTGCGCTACTTGCAAACCATGAGAGAAATGGCTTCTGAAGGTCAGAGTGCGACGGTAATTCCCATCCCACTCGATATTATGAATGCCCTCATGCCCCTCAAGGGTACAACCAACAGCAAGGGATAA
- a CDS encoding NfeD family protein, whose amino-acid sequence MKAWSVAMFFVVSLVFFAVPASAHESIFRVLQVRLNGAISPAQDDLLSDSLRYANDLGYDLVLLVLDTPGGLGDSMRSMVQTMLNAPLPVAVWVGPSGAHAASAGVFLVAASSVAAMAPQTTLGAASPVGLGGGDIPGTMAKKIQQDFTSLVQSVARAHGRNSEWYGRSVTESASISAADALHLKVVEFIAPTVETFLDQLGQHGLSFKGSVRHFSAEIISVKEYDPGFRYRFLSWLLHPQIAYLLLMAGILGLFIELTHPGTFLPGVVGGISLVLALYAMSVLPTNIAGLLLIGFSLVLFLLEIKVVSYGMLTLAGLVSMVIGSLILFRDEYGTIQIPLSSIIWAVLSVVLVFGSVTFLVLRSKRQQGALGETGMVGLTGKVIEWGDGKGKILVRGEIWAVKGVIGAFSPSVGAYVRIESINGLTLKIGPINR is encoded by the coding sequence ATGAAAGCATGGTCTGTGGCGATGTTTTTTGTTGTCTCTTTAGTTTTTTTTGCTGTCCCTGCTTCGGCGCATGAATCCATCTTTCGTGTGTTACAGGTTCGCCTGAACGGCGCCATCAGTCCGGCTCAGGACGATCTACTCTCAGATTCCCTGCGGTATGCAAATGACTTGGGCTACGATCTTGTTCTTTTGGTTCTCGATACACCTGGCGGGCTGGGAGATTCGATGCGGTCAATGGTTCAGACAATGCTCAATGCACCGCTTCCTGTAGCGGTTTGGGTTGGACCTTCAGGTGCGCATGCAGCGTCTGCCGGTGTTTTTTTGGTGGCAGCTTCCAGTGTGGCTGCAATGGCACCGCAGACAACTCTTGGTGCTGCTTCACCTGTGGGATTGGGCGGTGGGGATATTCCGGGTACCATGGCAAAAAAGATTCAGCAGGATTTTACAAGTCTTGTTCAAAGTGTGGCCCGTGCCCATGGAAGAAACAGTGAATGGTATGGTCGCTCTGTTACCGAGAGTGCCAGCATTTCCGCTGCGGATGCTTTGCATTTGAAAGTTGTGGAATTTATCGCACCTACTGTGGAAACCTTTTTGGACCAGCTCGGTCAGCATGGTCTTTCCTTCAAAGGAAGTGTTCGTCATTTTTCGGCAGAGATTATCTCTGTCAAAGAGTATGATCCAGGCTTTCGATATCGGTTCCTTTCGTGGTTGTTACATCCACAGATTGCTTATTTACTTCTCATGGCCGGGATCTTGGGTCTGTTTATCGAACTGACACACCCTGGAACTTTTCTGCCTGGTGTCGTGGGAGGGATATCTCTTGTCCTTGCCTTGTATGCAATGTCTGTTTTGCCGACCAATATCGCCGGACTTTTACTGATTGGGTTTTCCCTGGTGCTTTTTCTTCTCGAGATCAAAGTGGTCAGTTATGGGATGTTGACTCTTGCCGGACTTGTTTCCATGGTCATCGGATCACTGATTCTCTTTCGAGATGAATACGGAACCATTCAAATTCCACTTTCCTCTATCATTTGGGCAGTGCTCAGTGTGGTTCTGGTCTTTGGGAGTGTTACCTTTCTCGTGCTGCGTTCAAAACGTCAGCAAGGGGCTCTTGGCGAGACCGGTATGGTTGGATTGACTGGGAAAGTCATAGAGTGGGGTGATGGAAAAGGGAAAATTTTGGTGAGAGGTGAAATTTGGGCCGTTAAGGGGGTAATAGGAGCTTTTAGTCCCTCTGTGGGGGCATATGTCAGAATTGAGTCTATAAACGGTTTAACGCTTAAAATTGGGCCTATCAACCGCTAG